From the genome of Flavobacterium ovatum, one region includes:
- a CDS encoding MFS transporter: MKNNKPWYWIPVLNFASGLPYAIIISVSVIMYKNLGISNEDIGIYTSLLYLPWVIKPLWSPFIDLYSTKRKWFIAMQLLISIAFLIVGFTIPMNNFFMISLAFFWMAAFASASNDVASDGFYMIALEKDEQSFFLGIRSTFYRLSMLTGNGLIVIIGGYLEQEYGDKQKAWSYTMIIVGLLMAILTIYNYFSTPKTEVANTSEASYSDSKKNFFVVFASFFQKKQIGIILAFILLFRLGESQLLKMLTPFLIDDITVGGLGLTTQDVGIIYGTFGVLALTVGGILGGIAISKDGLGKWMLPMILAMHLPIIGFVLLAHFHPASVYYIYATVIAEQFGYGFGFAAFMMYLIYVADGESKTSHYSIATGFMALGMMLPGMLSGFIQEYLGYGNFFIWVFLATIPGLILSRFLIYPKDFGKKTKESK; encoded by the coding sequence ATGAAGAATAACAAACCTTGGTATTGGATACCTGTCCTAAACTTTGCTTCGGGACTTCCTTATGCTATTATTATTTCAGTTTCGGTAATCATGTATAAGAACCTCGGAATCAGCAATGAAGATATTGGTATTTACACCAGTTTATTATACTTACCTTGGGTAATAAAACCTTTGTGGAGTCCGTTTATTGACTTGTATTCGACCAAAAGAAAATGGTTTATTGCTATGCAATTGTTAATTTCTATTGCTTTTTTGATTGTTGGATTTACGATTCCGATGAACAATTTCTTTATGATTAGCTTGGCTTTCTTTTGGATGGCGGCTTTTGCTTCTGCTTCGAATGACGTAGCCAGTGACGGTTTTTATATGATTGCTTTGGAGAAAGACGAACAATCTTTTTTTCTTGGAATTAGAAGCACTTTCTACAGGCTTTCTATGCTTACAGGAAATGGATTAATTGTCATCATTGGTGGTTATCTCGAACAAGAATATGGTGATAAACAAAAAGCATGGTCTTACACGATGATCATCGTAGGATTGCTAATGGCAATTTTGACGATTTACAACTACTTTTCAACCCCAAAAACGGAAGTAGCTAATACTTCTGAAGCTTCCTATTCGGATTCTAAAAAGAATTTCTTTGTCGTTTTCGCTAGTTTTTTTCAAAAGAAACAAATTGGAATTATCCTTGCCTTTATCTTGCTTTTCCGCTTGGGAGAATCACAATTATTGAAAATGCTAACGCCTTTTTTGATTGATGATATTACTGTAGGTGGGCTAGGATTAACAACTCAGGATGTGGGGATTATATACGGGACTTTTGGAGTACTAGCTTTAACTGTCGGCGGGATTTTAGGCGGGATTGCTATTTCTAAAGACGGTCTTGGAAAATGGATGTTGCCAATGATTTTAGCAATGCACTTACCTATTATTGGGTTTGTTTTATTAGCACACTTCCACCCTGCCTCTGTCTATTATATTTATGCAACGGTGATTGCTGAGCAATTTGGTTACGGCTTTGGTTTTGCCGCTTTTATGATGTATTTGATTTACGTGGCTGATGGTGAATCAAAAACCTCCCACTACTCTATTGCAACAGGTTTTATGGCATTAGGAATGATGCTTCCGGGAATGTTAAGCGGATTTATCCAAGAATACCTTGGGTACGGAAACTTCTTTATCTGGGTATTTCTAGCTACGATTCCAGGGTTAATTTTATCGAGATTCTTGATTTACCCGAAAGATTTCGGGAAGAAGACTAAGGAGAGCAAATAG
- a CDS encoding glycoside hydrolase family 3 N-terminal domain-containing protein, giving the protein MTLEQKIGQFFFPAVFINDTEENIQATEKLIREHHIGGLTFFHSRASAATNYESKKPIVYNDDSYERLKSLIVRYQKCTSTPLLMSIDAEWGLAMRVEKTPQYPYAITLGALPESQLHLVYEVGKQIGLDLKSAGIHYNLAPLADINNNPNNPVIGYRSFGENKEKVAHFAVEYLRGMNDVGVLGCLKHFPGHGNTNVDSHLGLPILEESLDELLDNELYPFIEGIKHQVDSIMIGHLAVPSLNDGKNTSATLSKAIIQDLLRKKLQYKGLVISDALNMHSVSKLYDTKGELEWEAFNAGNDVLCFAENVPEGIQEILKNASLERIDASYNRIMYCKKKVGLLDAKSKIDSQLDFKTASLLNTRIAQNSITTIKNSNNNQLALDASKKEKLAVLSIYKNTENVFSKTITDAIKAKSFSIENANEIHSKNFNGIETIIIALFVPKAKPMQNFEIEDRILKLLSELFETKKCILYLFGNPYALQVIPNLASAKGITQVYQDFKEFQETAAQLLLNNAATQGSLPVAIKGI; this is encoded by the coding sequence ATGACTTTAGAACAAAAAATAGGACAATTTTTTTTCCCAGCGGTATTCATTAATGACACCGAAGAAAACATACAAGCGACTGAAAAATTAATTCGGGAACACCATATTGGTGGGTTGACATTTTTTCACTCTCGTGCTAGTGCGGCTACCAATTACGAAAGCAAGAAACCTATTGTGTACAATGATGATAGTTACGAGCGATTGAAGTCCTTGATTGTTCGTTACCAAAAATGCACCTCTACTCCACTTCTAATGAGTATTGACGCTGAATGGGGTTTGGCAATGCGTGTCGAAAAAACACCGCAATATCCGTACGCCATTACACTTGGAGCTTTGCCCGAAAGTCAATTACATTTAGTTTACGAGGTAGGAAAGCAAATTGGTTTGGACTTAAAATCGGCTGGAATTCATTATAATTTGGCTCCATTAGCAGACATTAATAACAACCCCAATAATCCCGTAATTGGCTACCGTTCATTTGGTGAAAACAAAGAAAAAGTAGCTCATTTTGCCGTCGAATATTTACGCGGAATGAATGATGTTGGCGTTCTGGGTTGCTTAAAACACTTTCCAGGACATGGAAATACCAATGTGGACTCCCACTTAGGATTGCCCATTCTCGAAGAAAGTTTGGACGAATTATTAGATAACGAATTGTACCCTTTTATTGAAGGAATCAAACACCAAGTCGATTCGATTATGATTGGTCATTTGGCGGTTCCATCATTGAATGATGGCAAAAACACATCTGCTACTTTATCCAAAGCGATTATTCAAGATCTATTACGCAAGAAACTACAATACAAAGGATTAGTTATTTCTGATGCATTAAACATGCATAGCGTTTCTAAACTATATGACACAAAAGGAGAACTAGAATGGGAAGCTTTCAACGCAGGAAATGATGTATTGTGTTTTGCTGAAAACGTTCCTGAAGGAATTCAAGAAATTCTTAAAAACGCTTCTCTAGAACGCATTGATGCGAGTTATAATCGCATTATGTATTGCAAGAAAAAAGTAGGCTTATTGGATGCTAAATCAAAAATTGACAGTCAACTAGATTTTAAAACTGCTTCGCTTTTGAATACTAGAATTGCACAAAATAGTATTACAACAATAAAAAATAGTAACAACAACCAATTAGCATTGGATGCATCCAAAAAAGAAAAACTAGCCGTACTAAGTATTTATAAAAACACTGAAAATGTTTTTTCAAAAACGATAACGGACGCTATCAAAGCAAAAAGTTTTTCAATCGAAAATGCAAATGAAATACATAGTAAAAATTTTAATGGAATTGAAACTATTATCATCGCTTTATTCGTTCCCAAAGCAAAGCCCATGCAAAACTTTGAGATCGAAGACAGGATTTTGAAACTATTATCGGAGCTTTTTGAAACTAAAAAATGTATCTTGTATCTTTTTGGCAATCCGTATGCTCTGCAGGTAATACCTAATTTAGCGTCGGCTAAAGGAATTACTCAAGTCTACCAAGATTTTAAGGAGTTCCAAGAAACTGCAGCTCAATTACTCTTAAACAACGCAGCCACACAAGGAAGTTTACCTGTAGCAATAAAAGGCATCTAA
- a CDS encoding DUF4382 domain-containing protein translates to MKKLNVILSFILFGFLLNSCNNDNAKSYPYSVSITDAPGPYTEVNVDIVGIEVTGEAGQAVSLNVIPGIYDLLKLSNGVEKLIATDELGISKVEQIRLILGTRNTVVVDGTIYPLSTPSADQSGLKLQVHQTLQEGIMYHVLLDFDANKSIVSTGNGAYKLKPVIRTIETAVSGSIKGSITPVGALAVVTATKVESGVTLTYSTNVNAEGNFLLMGLPAGNYSVTVTPVLPLIPVTINNISVEVGATKTIGTIAL, encoded by the coding sequence ATGAAAAAATTAAATGTAATTCTATCCTTTATCTTGTTTGGATTTCTATTGAATTCTTGTAACAATGATAATGCAAAATCTTATCCCTACTCAGTAAGTATTACTGATGCGCCAGGACCTTATACAGAAGTAAATGTTGATATTGTAGGTATTGAAGTAACTGGTGAAGCAGGACAAGCAGTATCCTTAAATGTGATTCCTGGAATTTACGATCTCCTTAAATTATCAAACGGAGTGGAAAAACTTATTGCCACTGACGAATTAGGGATTTCTAAGGTTGAGCAAATAAGACTTATACTGGGAACAAGAAACACTGTGGTGGTGGATGGTACAATCTATCCGTTAAGTACTCCAAGTGCAGATCAGTCAGGGTTGAAACTCCAAGTACACCAAACATTGCAAGAAGGTATAATGTATCATGTACTTCTTGATTTTGATGCCAATAAATCAATTGTTAGTACAGGCAATGGTGCTTATAAATTGAAACCCGTTATTAGAACTATTGAAACTGCAGTAAGTGGTTCTATCAAAGGTAGTATAACGCCTGTAGGAGCATTAGCCGTTGTTACAGCCACTAAAGTTGAATCGGGTGTAACATTAACGTATTCAACAAATGTAAATGCGGAAGGAAATTTCCTTTTGATGGGACTTCCTGCCGGGAACTATAGTGTGACTGTTACTCCAGTACTTCCATTGATTCCCGTGACAATAAATAATATTTCTGTCGAAGTTGGTGCGACAAAAACAATTGGGACAATCGCTTTATAG
- a CDS encoding IS4 family transposase — protein sequence MPKNSIAIVEILKEVIFSDKIRIEFKMNDKDFSRKRKQPFGEVLLFMFNLLRKSLAIEIDSFINHLNSKLESEPIKNFTKSAFVQKRQKINPEVFKYLSRVIMENTYIERNKNVQLFYGYRLLAVDGSTVTLPYTENLKNVFGVSKNNTKTVLVQGRASVLYDVLNRLALDSSLNNSALGERQLALKHSDYWAKNDLIIYDRGYVGYDFQYEHFKKNIDYLIRTSVSHSDLIKDFVKSKKQSAIVDLFPNQKHAIVDKQYTKETSLKVRLIRIVLSNGEIEVLITSLLDSQTFPASIFKELYFLRWGIETFYDELKNKLKLEYFTGYSKASLEQDFFCTIFISNLQSTIVNDLQDDLKLKNKTTKLDYKINTNLSYGFLKNRILELLFKEAPLDEVFEELENLFLKNTIPIRLNRNNKREAGKYLNRKRPLVLKNQKDAI from the coding sequence ATGCCAAAGAACTCAATCGCGATAGTTGAAATATTAAAAGAAGTGATATTTAGTGATAAAATAAGAATTGAATTTAAAATGAATGATAAAGATTTTAGTCGAAAACGTAAACAGCCTTTTGGAGAAGTTTTACTTTTCATGTTCAATTTATTGAGAAAAAGTTTGGCAATAGAAATTGATAGTTTTATAAATCATCTTAATTCAAAACTCGAATCCGAGCCTATTAAAAATTTCACTAAAAGTGCTTTTGTTCAGAAAAGACAAAAGATAAATCCAGAGGTTTTTAAATATTTATCGAGAGTAATTATGGAAAACACTTACATTGAAAGAAATAAAAATGTCCAACTATTTTATGGTTATAGACTCCTTGCAGTTGATGGTTCTACGGTTACTCTACCATATACAGAGAATTTAAAGAATGTATTTGGAGTATCAAAAAACAACACTAAAACAGTTCTAGTGCAAGGAAGGGCTTCTGTTTTGTATGACGTACTGAATCGTCTCGCATTGGATTCGTCGTTGAATAATTCAGCATTGGGAGAAAGACAATTGGCATTGAAACATTCTGATTATTGGGCCAAGAACGATTTGATTATATATGATAGAGGCTACGTGGGTTATGATTTTCAGTATGAACATTTTAAAAAGAATATAGATTATTTAATCAGAACAAGTGTTTCCCATAGTGACCTAATAAAAGATTTTGTAAAAAGCAAGAAACAATCAGCCATAGTTGATTTATTTCCAAATCAAAAACACGCTATAGTTGATAAGCAATACACAAAAGAGACATCGCTAAAAGTTCGATTAATTAGAATCGTTTTGTCTAATGGAGAAATTGAAGTTTTGATAACATCTTTATTGGATAGTCAAACTTTTCCAGCCAGTATATTTAAAGAATTATACTTTTTGAGATGGGGCATTGAGACATTTTACGACGAATTGAAAAACAAACTGAAATTGGAATACTTCACGGGTTATTCCAAAGCAAGTTTAGAACAGGACTTTTTCTGCACGATATTCATAAGTAATTTGCAATCGACCATTGTAAATGACTTACAAGATGACTTAAAATTAAAGAACAAAACCACAAAACTGGATTACAAGATAAACACAAACTTGTCTTACGGTTTTTTAAAAAATAGAATACTAGAGTTGCTTTTTAAAGAAGCTCCTTTGGATGAAGTATTCGAAGAATTAGAAAATCTATTTCTTAAAAATACAATTCCAATTAGATTAAATCGGAATAATAAACGAGAAGCAGGTAAATATCTCAATCGAAAAAGACCTTTAGTACTTAAAAATCAGAAAGATGCAATATGA
- a CDS encoding family 10 glycosylhydrolase — MTHNFSIALLFFFFTALFSVTQAQANPTHPKNEFRAVWIATVVNIDWPKTSTDAVEKQKTDYIEILNTYKKLNYNVVIVQIRSVGDAFYASKLAPWSRYLTGKEGKAPDPYYDPLEWMIQQAHQRGFEFHAWFNPFRATFDLRKETLSPTHDMIKHPEWMIKYGEKYYYNPGLPEVQSHLVAVVEEVVKNYDIDAVHFDDYFYPYKISGQDFNDTASYKKYGNGLSLSDWRRMNTNNFVKCTNYAIKKIKPWVQFGISPFGVWRNKSVDPKGSDTQSGQTNYDDLFADPLAWMEYKWVDYILPQLYWSIEHKTASYSKLLKWWSENSNGNAAVYIGNSSYKINTDSDKKWTNPFEIPNQIDLNRTYKNIQGNGFFSAKWFLNNTNKAVTDILAQNQYKYPALPNVVPGFRYKVEDCPVVWDITTDNEIADVILKFPEVDKIRYVVVYGTKNFTKIDVSNPANIIDKIAITEKKGSIGISLPKTYLERHNSCAISYIDYYGNESEATLVSISKNSKIILNQITPDEE, encoded by the coding sequence ATGACGCATAACTTTTCAATAGCTTTACTTTTTTTCTTTTTTACAGCTCTTTTTTCAGTGACTCAAGCACAAGCGAATCCTACGCATCCCAAAAACGAATTTAGAGCCGTATGGATTGCTACCGTTGTTAATATTGACTGGCCCAAAACCAGTACTGATGCGGTTGAAAAACAAAAAACTGACTATATTGAGATTTTAAATACTTATAAAAAGCTAAATTACAATGTGGTTATTGTTCAGATTAGGAGTGTGGGCGATGCTTTTTATGCTTCAAAATTAGCGCCATGGTCTCGTTATTTAACGGGGAAAGAAGGCAAAGCACCAGATCCTTACTACGATCCGTTAGAATGGATGATTCAGCAAGCTCACCAAAGAGGCTTTGAATTTCATGCTTGGTTCAATCCTTTTAGAGCGACATTTGACTTAAGAAAAGAGACATTAAGCCCCACTCACGACATGATTAAACATCCTGAATGGATGATTAAGTACGGCGAAAAATACTACTATAACCCTGGCTTGCCTGAAGTTCAAAGTCACCTTGTGGCTGTGGTGGAAGAAGTGGTAAAAAACTACGATATTGATGCGGTGCATTTTGATGATTATTTTTACCCTTACAAAATATCTGGACAAGATTTTAACGACACCGCTTCCTATAAAAAATACGGAAATGGTTTATCTCTTTCAGACTGGAGACGTATGAATACCAACAATTTCGTAAAATGCACCAACTATGCCATTAAGAAAATCAAACCTTGGGTGCAATTTGGAATCAGTCCTTTTGGAGTTTGGCGCAATAAATCGGTAGATCCAAAAGGTTCCGATACACAATCAGGACAAACCAATTACGATGACTTATTTGCAGATCCATTAGCTTGGATGGAGTACAAATGGGTAGATTATATTTTACCCCAATTATATTGGAGCATTGAGCATAAAACAGCTTCATATTCTAAATTACTAAAATGGTGGTCTGAAAACTCCAACGGAAACGCTGCAGTCTATATAGGAAATAGCTCGTATAAAATCAATACCGATTCTGATAAAAAATGGACTAATCCGTTTGAAATTCCAAATCAAATTGACTTAAACAGAACCTACAAAAACATTCAAGGAAACGGTTTTTTTAGTGCCAAATGGTTTTTGAACAATACTAATAAAGCGGTTACGGATATTTTAGCCCAAAATCAGTACAAATACCCTGCTTTACCCAATGTTGTTCCTGGATTTAGATATAAAGTCGAAGACTGTCCTGTAGTTTGGGATATTACTACAGATAACGAAATTGCAGATGTTATTTTAAAATTCCCAGAAGTAGATAAAATAAGATATGTGGTGGTTTATGGAACGAAAAACTTTACCAAAATTGACGTTTCTAATCCTGCAAATATCATTGACAAAATTGCGATAACAGAAAAAAAAGGCTCTATAGGTATTAGTTTACCAAAAACGTATTTAGAAAGACACAACAGTTGTGCTATATCCTACATAGATTACTATGGCAACGAAAGTGAAGCTACTTTAGTTTCTATATCAAAAAATTCTAAAATAATTCTAAACCAAATTACACCAGATGAAGAATAA